The following proteins are co-located in the Perca fluviatilis chromosome 22, GENO_Pfluv_1.0, whole genome shotgun sequence genome:
- the ccdc191 gene encoding coiled-coil domain-containing protein 191 isoform X2 produces MTFPGHNPHLFRWRRLGKSKTADKRVEVASEFAVSEVFPHKKPHLGINGLAVPLQSTEQIRDHDDAYSEAQALLGDWLSSKLRLELETEEEDDLMCSSERRSSAALASAQPAALNYCNFDDLYNCLAEEEEHSAVNSFLQDLMEQEVLDSGMMEELALDVGQTRKKFRDPTVTMEARHLQVRENRARQEAERQRQQREREARRGAIEEAKRRERVEDTRKKQQGRRQEEMVQQEMVRLRRQMEERRGLEQLVRQRERERVEGQRAARSLQSAHPLPTKQQPQDTEKLYKEQKIQTMVLMGNLKCLQRHFSKWYSVVLARRLRLGKAMALCDWKRQLRAWRAWRAVVWAEQQQREVARTEEDLRAENRRCQLAVESDRRRLLRRCLNEWQLWCRMEKEQRELLAQQQETRRKMAALINAASTGKLKATETPIYQPIMAQPEASNQPETTKKGEHHRSSTSAPNASAVHQNKTPVGAVAQPTQPWQVTRQHAAPTAAELQGAQQRCEGGGFTCSKSTVPPGSKFENRHAAQQQIITQQRKLLKEQQEQIVRLKEEQSVAGSELEMEKTTQLKQQSIIGGLRPKSLNFDHTEQRKAHCTMAPRVTGEPDSLCAPPREAITRQTRHHPIITAMEARSRQRAERRKEIKGLKKKKEEEKLAEMKAAEEQRQREEEEEKRKADEKKREEKRQEREREEEKQRQLKRQQELLKLAHQHYHRKLLLRRGLAPWKRLIQLRQANIQLAESHHNLFLLRRCTLGWQQSARESLTEKEDSADQLHQHFLLRRSLSCWKRLKDWRMIQQERAKRFCRTRTLRRFLVALLDHVTQERLVEWDRQEVAQEHNNRRVLRRCLLAWRQFPCLLRKERVREEQREKLGRRVTAVLPDFCSYPL; encoded by the exons ATGACATTCCCAGGTCACAATCCTCACCTGTTTAGGTGGAGGAGGCTCGGCAAGAGTAAAACTGCAGATAAG cgCGTGGAGGTGGCTTCCGAGTTTGCTGTATCGGAAGTCTTCCCCCACAAGAAACCTCATTTAGGAATCAACGGCCTAGCTGTACCATTGCAAAGCACTGAGCAGATAAGAGATCATGATGATGCTTACAGTGAAG CTCAGGCTCTTCTTGGTGATTGGCTGAGCAGTAAGTTGCGACTGGAActagagacagaggaggaagatgacCTGATGTGCTCCAGTGAGAGGAGAAGCTCTGCTGCACTGGCTAGTGCTCAGCCTGCTGCCCTTAACTACTGCAACTTTGATG ATCTGTACAACTGCCTGGCCGAGGAGGAAGAGCACAGTGCCGTTAACAGCTTCCTACAGGACCTGATGGAGCAAGAGGTCTTGGACTCTGGAATGATGGAGGAGCTGGCGCTGGATGTTGGACAAACAAGGAAGAAGTTCAGAGATCCGACTGTCACCATGGAAGCACGACACCTGCAG GTGCGAGAGAACAGGGCACGGCAGGAGGCTGAAAGGCAGaggcaacagagagagagggaggcccGGCGGGGTGCCATAGAGGAGGCAAAGAGGAGGGAGCGAGTGGAGGACACAAGGAAGAAGCAGCAGGGACGCAGACAGGAGGAGATGGTGCAGCAGGAGATGGTGAGACTGCGACGCcagatggaggagaggagaggcctGGAACAGCTGGTTCGACAGAG GGAAAGGGAGAGAGTGGAAGGGCAAAGGGCAGCCAGAAGCCTCCAGTCAGCTCATCCACTTCCCACAAAACAGCAACCGCAGGACACAGAGAAACTTTATAAAGAACAGAAAATTCAAACCATGGTTCTCATGGGTAATCTCAAG tGTCTGCAGAGGCATTTCTCTAAATGGTATTCAGTGGTGTTGGCCAGAAGGCTACGCTTAGGTAAAGCCATGGCCCTCTGTGACTGGAAGCGGCAGCTGAGAGCCTGGCGAGCGTGGCGGGCAGTGGTCTGGGCAGAACAACAGCAGCGAGAGGTGGCAAGAACAGAGGAGGATCTACGAGCTGAAAACAG GCGATGTCAGCTGGCTGTGGAGAGTGACCGAAGGCGATTGCTTCGGCGATGTCTGAATGAGTGGCAGCTATGGTGTCGGATGGAGAAGGAACAACGAGAGCTTTTAGCCCAGCAGCAGGAGACCCGGCGCAAGATGGCTGCCTTAATCAATGCTGCATCAACAGGCAAACTCAAGGCCACAGAAACCCCAATTTATCAGCCAATTATGGCGCAACCTGAGGCATCTAACCAACCAGAGACAACGAAAAAG GGAGAGCACCACAGGTCAAGCACTTCAGCCCCCAATGCCTCTGCAGTACATCAGAATAAGACTCCTGTGGGTGCTGTGGCCCAGCCCACTCAGCCATGGCAGGTGACCCGACAGCATGCAGCACCGACTGCTGCTGAGCTCCAAGGGGCACAGCAGAGATGTGAGGGCGGCGGTTTTACCTGTTCAAAAAGCACAGTGCCGCCGGGCAGCAAGTTTGAGAACAGACACGCCGCCCAGCAGCAGATCATCACACAGCAGAGGAAGCTTTTGAAGGAGCAGCAAGAGCAGATTGTACGGCTGAAGGAGGAGCAGAGCGTGGCGGGGTCAGAGCTGGAAATGGAGAAAACCACACAGCTCAAGCAGCAATCAATAATTGGAGGCTTGAGACCAAAGAGCCTCAACTTTGACCACACAGAGCAGAGGAAGGCCCACTGCACAAT GGCACCAAGAGTTACCGGAGAACCTGACAGTCTCTGTGCACCTCCAAGGGAAGCTATCACACGACAGACACGCCACCATCCAATCATCACGG CCATGGAGGCCCGTTCACGTCAACGTGCAGAGCGAAGGAAGGAGATTAAGGGactaaagaaaaagaaggaagaggaaaaaCTG GCTGAGATGAAAGCTGCTGaggagcagagacagagagaggaggaggaggagaaacgCAAAGCAGACGAAaagaagagggaggagaaaagGCAGGAAAGAGAG agggaAGAGGAAAAACAGAGGCAACTGAAAAGGCAACAGGAGCTCCTGAAGCTGGCCCACCAACACTACCACAGAAAGTTGCTGCTACGGCGAGGCCTGGCGCCATGGAAACGCCTCATTCAGCTCAGACAAGCCAACATACAG CTGGCTGAGAGTCATCACAATCTCTTCCTCCTGCGGCGATGCACACTAGGCTGGCAGCAATCAGCAAGAGAGTCTCTTACTGAGAAGGAAGATTCTGCTGACCAACTGCACCAGCACTTTCTGCTTCGGAGGAGCTTAAGCTGCTGGAAAAGA CTCAAGGACTGGCGGATGATTCAACAGGAGAGAGCCAAGCGTTTCTGTCGCACTCGCACTCTGAGGAGGTTTCTGGTGGCACTGCTGGACCATGTGACCCAGGAGAGGCTGGTGGAGTGGGACCGTCAGGAGGTGGCTCAGGAACACAATAACAG ACGGGTGCTGCGACGATGTTTGCTGGCCTGGAGGCAGTTTCCCTGTCTGCTGCGCAAGGaaagagtgagggaggagcagCGGGAGAAGCTGGGACGGAGAGTGACTGCGGTTCTGCCTGATTTCTGCTCCTATCCACTGTAA
- the ccdc191 gene encoding coiled-coil domain-containing protein 191 isoform X1, translated as MTFPGHNPHLFRWRRLGKSKTADKMHVKNCDIDQWRKRVEVASEFAVSEVFPHKKPHLGINGLAVPLQSTEQIRDHDDAYSEAQALLGDWLSSKLRLELETEEEDDLMCSSERRSSAALASAQPAALNYCNFDDLYNCLAEEEEHSAVNSFLQDLMEQEVLDSGMMEELALDVGQTRKKFRDPTVTMEARHLQVRENRARQEAERQRQQREREARRGAIEEAKRRERVEDTRKKQQGRRQEEMVQQEMVRLRRQMEERRGLEQLVRQRERERVEGQRAARSLQSAHPLPTKQQPQDTEKLYKEQKIQTMVLMGNLKCLQRHFSKWYSVVLARRLRLGKAMALCDWKRQLRAWRAWRAVVWAEQQQREVARTEEDLRAENRRCQLAVESDRRRLLRRCLNEWQLWCRMEKEQRELLAQQQETRRKMAALINAASTGKLKATETPIYQPIMAQPEASNQPETTKKGEHHRSSTSAPNASAVHQNKTPVGAVAQPTQPWQVTRQHAAPTAAELQGAQQRCEGGGFTCSKSTVPPGSKFENRHAAQQQIITQQRKLLKEQQEQIVRLKEEQSVAGSELEMEKTTQLKQQSIIGGLRPKSLNFDHTEQRKAHCTMAPRVTGEPDSLCAPPREAITRQTRHHPIITAMEARSRQRAERRKEIKGLKKKKEEEKLAEMKAAEEQRQREEEEEKRKADEKKREEKRQEREREEEKQRQLKRQQELLKLAHQHYHRKLLLRRGLAPWKRLIQLRQANIQLAESHHNLFLLRRCTLGWQQSARESLTEKEDSADQLHQHFLLRRSLSCWKRLKDWRMIQQERAKRFCRTRTLRRFLVALLDHVTQERLVEWDRQEVAQEHNNRRVLRRCLLAWRQFPCLLRKERVREEQREKLGRRVTAVLPDFCSYPL; from the exons ATGACATTCCCAGGTCACAATCCTCACCTGTTTAGGTGGAGGAGGCTCGGCAAGAGTAAAACTGCAGATAAG ATGCATGTGAAGAATTGTGACATCGATCAGTGGAGGAAG cgCGTGGAGGTGGCTTCCGAGTTTGCTGTATCGGAAGTCTTCCCCCACAAGAAACCTCATTTAGGAATCAACGGCCTAGCTGTACCATTGCAAAGCACTGAGCAGATAAGAGATCATGATGATGCTTACAGTGAAG CTCAGGCTCTTCTTGGTGATTGGCTGAGCAGTAAGTTGCGACTGGAActagagacagaggaggaagatgacCTGATGTGCTCCAGTGAGAGGAGAAGCTCTGCTGCACTGGCTAGTGCTCAGCCTGCTGCCCTTAACTACTGCAACTTTGATG ATCTGTACAACTGCCTGGCCGAGGAGGAAGAGCACAGTGCCGTTAACAGCTTCCTACAGGACCTGATGGAGCAAGAGGTCTTGGACTCTGGAATGATGGAGGAGCTGGCGCTGGATGTTGGACAAACAAGGAAGAAGTTCAGAGATCCGACTGTCACCATGGAAGCACGACACCTGCAG GTGCGAGAGAACAGGGCACGGCAGGAGGCTGAAAGGCAGaggcaacagagagagagggaggcccGGCGGGGTGCCATAGAGGAGGCAAAGAGGAGGGAGCGAGTGGAGGACACAAGGAAGAAGCAGCAGGGACGCAGACAGGAGGAGATGGTGCAGCAGGAGATGGTGAGACTGCGACGCcagatggaggagaggagaggcctGGAACAGCTGGTTCGACAGAG GGAAAGGGAGAGAGTGGAAGGGCAAAGGGCAGCCAGAAGCCTCCAGTCAGCTCATCCACTTCCCACAAAACAGCAACCGCAGGACACAGAGAAACTTTATAAAGAACAGAAAATTCAAACCATGGTTCTCATGGGTAATCTCAAG tGTCTGCAGAGGCATTTCTCTAAATGGTATTCAGTGGTGTTGGCCAGAAGGCTACGCTTAGGTAAAGCCATGGCCCTCTGTGACTGGAAGCGGCAGCTGAGAGCCTGGCGAGCGTGGCGGGCAGTGGTCTGGGCAGAACAACAGCAGCGAGAGGTGGCAAGAACAGAGGAGGATCTACGAGCTGAAAACAG GCGATGTCAGCTGGCTGTGGAGAGTGACCGAAGGCGATTGCTTCGGCGATGTCTGAATGAGTGGCAGCTATGGTGTCGGATGGAGAAGGAACAACGAGAGCTTTTAGCCCAGCAGCAGGAGACCCGGCGCAAGATGGCTGCCTTAATCAATGCTGCATCAACAGGCAAACTCAAGGCCACAGAAACCCCAATTTATCAGCCAATTATGGCGCAACCTGAGGCATCTAACCAACCAGAGACAACGAAAAAG GGAGAGCACCACAGGTCAAGCACTTCAGCCCCCAATGCCTCTGCAGTACATCAGAATAAGACTCCTGTGGGTGCTGTGGCCCAGCCCACTCAGCCATGGCAGGTGACCCGACAGCATGCAGCACCGACTGCTGCTGAGCTCCAAGGGGCACAGCAGAGATGTGAGGGCGGCGGTTTTACCTGTTCAAAAAGCACAGTGCCGCCGGGCAGCAAGTTTGAGAACAGACACGCCGCCCAGCAGCAGATCATCACACAGCAGAGGAAGCTTTTGAAGGAGCAGCAAGAGCAGATTGTACGGCTGAAGGAGGAGCAGAGCGTGGCGGGGTCAGAGCTGGAAATGGAGAAAACCACACAGCTCAAGCAGCAATCAATAATTGGAGGCTTGAGACCAAAGAGCCTCAACTTTGACCACACAGAGCAGAGGAAGGCCCACTGCACAAT GGCACCAAGAGTTACCGGAGAACCTGACAGTCTCTGTGCACCTCCAAGGGAAGCTATCACACGACAGACACGCCACCATCCAATCATCACGG CCATGGAGGCCCGTTCACGTCAACGTGCAGAGCGAAGGAAGGAGATTAAGGGactaaagaaaaagaaggaagaggaaaaaCTG GCTGAGATGAAAGCTGCTGaggagcagagacagagagaggaggaggaggagaaacgCAAAGCAGACGAAaagaagagggaggagaaaagGCAGGAAAGAGAG agggaAGAGGAAAAACAGAGGCAACTGAAAAGGCAACAGGAGCTCCTGAAGCTGGCCCACCAACACTACCACAGAAAGTTGCTGCTACGGCGAGGCCTGGCGCCATGGAAACGCCTCATTCAGCTCAGACAAGCCAACATACAG CTGGCTGAGAGTCATCACAATCTCTTCCTCCTGCGGCGATGCACACTAGGCTGGCAGCAATCAGCAAGAGAGTCTCTTACTGAGAAGGAAGATTCTGCTGACCAACTGCACCAGCACTTTCTGCTTCGGAGGAGCTTAAGCTGCTGGAAAAGA CTCAAGGACTGGCGGATGATTCAACAGGAGAGAGCCAAGCGTTTCTGTCGCACTCGCACTCTGAGGAGGTTTCTGGTGGCACTGCTGGACCATGTGACCCAGGAGAGGCTGGTGGAGTGGGACCGTCAGGAGGTGGCTCAGGAACACAATAACAG ACGGGTGCTGCGACGATGTTTGCTGGCCTGGAGGCAGTTTCCCTGTCTGCTGCGCAAGGaaagagtgagggaggagcagCGGGAGAAGCTGGGACGGAGAGTGACTGCGGTTCTGCCTGATTTCTGCTCCTATCCACTGTAA